Proteins co-encoded in one Nicotiana sylvestris chromosome 7, ASM39365v2, whole genome shotgun sequence genomic window:
- the LOC104213208 gene encoding syntaxin-81-like isoform X1 — MSKIRDRTEDFKDAARRSALSLGYDESKTAALLASFIMHKPRQRSGFTRAAVKTLESIGALEQFLMKHKKDYVDLHRTTEQERDSIEHEVTVFVKSCKEQIDVLKNSINEENAHSKGWLGFKGDNLNADTIAHKHGVVLILSEKLHSVTSQFDQLRAIRFQDAINRVTPRRKRKNSTKSNAAETSVSSSLDPDMKRDSEIRDSDISQAAPVRVQEQLLDDETRALQVELNSLLDSVQEIETKMVEMSALNHLMSTHVLQQAQQIELLYEQAVEATKNVELGNKELSQAIQRNSSSRTFLLLFLFVLTFSILFLDWYN, encoded by the exons ATGTCAAAAATTAGAGACAGAACGGAAGATTTTAAAGATGCTGCACGTCGTTCAGCATTGTCTTTGGGATATGATGAG TCCAAAACAGCTGCGTTATTAGCATCTTTTATCATGCATAAACCTCGGCAAAGGTCAGGATTCACTAGAGCTGCGGTTAAAACG CTGGAGAGCATTGGGGCTCTGGAGCAATTTTTGATGAAACACAAAAAGGATTATGTTGATTTGCACCGTACAACAGAACAAGAGAGGGATAGCATTGAGCATGAA GTTACTGTTTTTGTAAAATCATGCAAAGAGCAAATAGATGTTCTCAAGAATAGTATAAATGAGGAAAATGCACATTCAAAGGGATGGCTTGGATTCAAGGGTGACAATCTGAATGCTGATACTATAGCACACAAGCATGGAGTG GTTTTAATTTTAAGTGAAAAGCTTCACTCTGTCACGTCACAGTTTGACCAGTTGCGGGCAATACGCTTTCAAGATGCTATTAACCGAGTAACACCAAGAAGGAAACGGAAGAACTCTACCAAATCAAATGCTGCAGAGACCTCTGTGTCTAGTAGTTTGGACCCCGACATGAAAAGGGACTCAGAGATCAGGGACTCTGATATTTCACAAGCAGCACCTGTTAGAGTCCAAGAACAACTTTTGGACGATGAAACGCGTGCCCTCCAG GTAGAGCTGAACAGTCTCCTGGATTCTGTTCAAGAAATAGAAACAAAGATGGTGGAAATGTCTGCGTTGAACCATCTTATGTCAACTCATGTTTTGCAACAGGCCCAACAGATAGAGCTATTATATGAGCAG GCAGTTGAAGCAACCAAGAATGTGGAACTTGGTAACAAAGAACTGTCGCAAGCCATTCAACGGAACAGCAGTAGCAGAACTTTTCTTTTGCTCTTTCTATTTGTGCTTACATTTTCAATCCTCTTCCTTGATTGGTATAATTAA
- the LOC104213208 gene encoding syntaxin-81-like isoform X2 — MHKPRQRSGFTRAAVKTLESIGALEQFLMKHKKDYVDLHRTTEQERDSIEHEVTVFVKSCKEQIDVLKNSINEENAHSKGWLGFKGDNLNADTIAHKHGVVLILSEKLHSVTSQFDQLRAIRFQDAINRVTPRRKRKNSTKSNAAETSVSSSLDPDMKRDSEIRDSDISQAAPVRVQEQLLDDETRALQVELNSLLDSVQEIETKMVEMSALNHLMSTHVLQQAQQIELLYEQAVEATKNVELGNKELSQAIQRNSSSRTFLLLFLFVLTFSILFLDWYN, encoded by the exons ATGCATAAACCTCGGCAAAGGTCAGGATTCACTAGAGCTGCGGTTAAAACG CTGGAGAGCATTGGGGCTCTGGAGCAATTTTTGATGAAACACAAAAAGGATTATGTTGATTTGCACCGTACAACAGAACAAGAGAGGGATAGCATTGAGCATGAA GTTACTGTTTTTGTAAAATCATGCAAAGAGCAAATAGATGTTCTCAAGAATAGTATAAATGAGGAAAATGCACATTCAAAGGGATGGCTTGGATTCAAGGGTGACAATCTGAATGCTGATACTATAGCACACAAGCATGGAGTG GTTTTAATTTTAAGTGAAAAGCTTCACTCTGTCACGTCACAGTTTGACCAGTTGCGGGCAATACGCTTTCAAGATGCTATTAACCGAGTAACACCAAGAAGGAAACGGAAGAACTCTACCAAATCAAATGCTGCAGAGACCTCTGTGTCTAGTAGTTTGGACCCCGACATGAAAAGGGACTCAGAGATCAGGGACTCTGATATTTCACAAGCAGCACCTGTTAGAGTCCAAGAACAACTTTTGGACGATGAAACGCGTGCCCTCCAG GTAGAGCTGAACAGTCTCCTGGATTCTGTTCAAGAAATAGAAACAAAGATGGTGGAAATGTCTGCGTTGAACCATCTTATGTCAACTCATGTTTTGCAACAGGCCCAACAGATAGAGCTATTATATGAGCAG GCAGTTGAAGCAACCAAGAATGTGGAACTTGGTAACAAAGAACTGTCGCAAGCCATTCAACGGAACAGCAGTAGCAGAACTTTTCTTTTGCTCTTTCTATTTGTGCTTACATTTTCAATCCTCTTCCTTGATTGGTATAATTAA
- the LOC104213209 gene encoding glucan endo-1,3-beta-glucosidase 9 codes for MASENLPWILILFLAISSSVSPRIEAIGVNWGTAASHPLPPSKVVELLKSNGITKVKLFDTNPDVLESLSGSNIDVTVGVPNSMLRSLNSSFKVAQSWVHDNLARYFSDGLRIEYIAIGDEPFNHVYGDQFFPFVVGAAENIQTALTKAKLAGRVKLVVPCSFDAFQSESGLPSKGHFRADVNRTMSELLKFLTKHQSPFFVNISPFLSYHNNKNISLDFALFKETARPRKDSRRTYKNSFDLSYDTLVSALSSAGSDKMDIVIGQIGWPTDGAASATSSNAQVFMKKFLEHLHSRSGTPLRPKEPPIETYILSLLDEDNRSIATGNFERYWGVFTFDGQAKYQLDLGQGSRKLVNAQNVQYLSSKWCLVNNNQNLSNATTRALEACSSADCSALSPGASCFNLSWPGNISYAFNSYYQQHDQRVDSCDFGGLGLITTVDPSVGTCRFIVQLSTSNSASFFISHWRITAASILLWLVGGGF; via the exons ATGGCTTCTGAAAACCTTCCATGGATTCTGATTCTCTTCTTAGCCATTTCAAGCTCAGTTAGTCCTAGAATTGAAGCCATTGGGGTGAACTGGGGCACGGCAGCTTCACACCCTTTGCCTCCATCCAAAGTGGTGGAGCTCCTTAAGTCCAACGGTATAACCAAAGTAAAGCTCTTCGACACCAACCCGGATGTTCTGGAGTCACTCTCTGGTTCAAACATTGATGTCACTGTGGGCGTTCCCAATTCCATGCTTCGCAGCTTGAATTCCTCTTTCAAGGTTGCTCAGAGTTGGGTCCATGACAATCTCGCCCGCTACTTTTCTGATGGACTCCGAATAGA GTATATCGCCATTGGGGATGAACCGTTCAATCAcgtttatggtgaccagttctttCCTTTTGTTGTTGGAGCAGCTGAGAATATCCAAACAGCATTGACCAAAGCTAAGCTGGCTGGCAGGGTGAAGCTAGTAGTTCCGTGCAGTTTTGATGCCTTCCAGTCAGAATCTGGTCTACCATCAAAGGGACATTTCAGAGCAGATGTAAATAGAACAATGTCTGAACTCCTCAAATTTCTTACTAAGCATCAATCTCCTTTCTTTGTTAACATTTCACCCTTCCTAAGTTATCATAATAACAAGAACATTTCCCTCGATTTTGCTCTCTTCAAAGAAACTGCTCGCCCTCGTAAGGACAGTCGCAGAACCTACAAGAACAGCTTTGACTTGAGTTATGATACCCTTGTTTCAGCTTTATCCTCTGCTGGCTCTGATAAGATGGATATAGTCATTGGGCAGATTGGTTGGCCAACGGATGGAGCTGCCAGTGCTACCTCATCCAATGCTCAGGTATTCATGAAAAAATTCCTGGAACATCTTCATAGCAGATCAGGAACACCGTTAAGGCCTAAAGAACCACCAATCGAGACCTATATCCTTAGCCTTTTGGATGAAGATAATAGAAGCATCGCCACTGGAAATTTTGAAAGATACTGGGGTGTGTTTACATTTGATGGCCAGGCCAAGTACCAACTTGATCTGGGGCAAGGCTCAAGAAAACTGGTAAATGCCCAAAATGTCCAGTACCTTTCGTCCAAATGGTGTCTTGTGAATAACAACCAAAACTTGTCCAATGCAACTACACGGGCTTTGGAGGCATGTTCTTCTGCTGACTGCAGTGCTCTGTCACCTGGAGCTTCTTGTTTTAACCTCAGCTGGCCTGGAAATATTTCTTATGCTTTTAATAGCTATTATCAACAACATGATCAAAGGGTCGATAGTTGCGACTTTGGTGGGTTGGGCTTGATTACTACAGTTGATCCCTCAGTGGGTACTTGCAGATTTATAGTTCAACTAAGCACATCCAATTCAGCGAGTTTCTTTATTTCCCATTGGAGGATTACAGCAGCAAGCATTTTGTTATGGCTGGTTGGTGGAGGATTTTGA